Proteins encoded in a region of the Sugiyamaella lignohabitans strain CBS 10342 chromosome B, complete sequence genome:
- the PDH1 gene encoding Pdh1p (Mitochondrial protein that participates in respiration; induced by diauxic shift; homologous to E. coli PrpD, may take part in the conversion of 2-methylcitrate to 2-methylisocitrate; GO_component: GO:0005737 - cytoplasm [Evidence IDA] [PMID 14562095]; GO_component: GO:0005741 - mitochondrial outer membrane [Evidence IDA] [PMID 16407407]; GO_component: GO:0005739 - mitochondrion [Evidence IDA] [PMID 14562095]; GO_component: GO:0005739 - mitochondrion [Evidence IDA] [PMID 14576278]; GO_component: GO:0005739 - mitochondrion [Evidence IDA] [PMID 16823961]; GO_function: GO:0051537 - 2 iron, 2 sulfur cluster binding [Evidence IEA,IEA]; GO_function: GO:0047547 - 2-methylcitrate dehydratase activity [Evidence IEA,IEA]; GO_function: GO:0047547 - 2-methylcitrate dehydratase activity [Evidence ISA] [PMID 9006051]; GO_function: GO:0051536 - iron-sulfur cluster binding [Evidence IEA]; GO_function: GO:0016829 - lyase activity [Evidence IEA]; GO_function: GO:0046872 - metal ion binding [Evidence IEA]; GO_process: GO:0019543 - propionate catabolic process [Evidence IEA]; GO_process: GO:0019629 - propionate catabolic process, 2-methylcitrate cycle [Evidence IEA]; GO_process: GO:0019629 - propionate catabolic process, 2-methylcitrate cycle [Evidence ISA] [PMID 9006051]; GO_process: GO:0019541 - propionate metabolic process [Evidence IMP] [PMID 11179416]) codes for MSSAIITDNVRPEPDKVLRDIADYVHNYKIDSSVAVETARLCLLDTLGCGLEGLKYEQCSRLVGPVVPGTVVPNGTKVPGTSHQLDPIRGAFSIGTIIRWLDYNDCWLAAEWGHPSDNLGGILAVADWQTRTAKATGGKEGKVFKISDVLEAMIKAHEIQGVLALENSFNRVGLDHVVLVKVATTAVVSKLLGLNRDQTIDAVSQAFVDGQSLRTYRHAPNTMSRKSWAAGDAVSRAVNLALHVKNGEGGMPSVLTAKTWGFYDVLFKGQPFKFQRDYGSYVMENVLFKISFPAEFHAQTAVEASMTLHQKLKDLGKTSDDIKHVRIRTQEAAMRIIDKKGPLYNYADRDHCIQYMVAIPLIHGRLTADDYTDAVAADPRVDALREKMECVEEERFTTEYHAPDKRYIGNAIQITLKDGTVLDDVEVDYPIGHRKRREEGTPVLLAKFKRHLHGRFPQQQAEEIIKVSDEKVGDFDVDTYVDLYEKK; via the coding sequence ATGTCTTCAGCAATTATCACAGATAACGTTCGTCCTGAACCTGACAAGGTTTTGAGAGATATTGCCGACTATGTTCACAATTACAAGATTGACAGctctgttgctgttgagacGGCAAGATTGTGTTTACTAGATACCTTAGGATGTGGTTTAGAGGGTCTCAAGTATGAACAATGTTCCAGATTAGTTGGCCCTGTTGTTCCAGGGACTGTCGTTCCTAATGGTACCAAGGTCCCTGGTACCAGTCATCAATTGGATCCCATTCGTGGTGCTTTTTCGATTGGAACTATTATCCGTTGGTTGGATTATAATGATTGTTGGTTGGCTGCAGAGTGGGGACACCCATCCGACAATTTGGGTGGTATTTTGGCAGTTGCTGATTGGCAAACACGTACTGCTAAGGCTACGGGTGGAAAGGAAGGAAAAGTCTTCAAGATTTCCGATGTTTTGGAAGCTATGATCAAGGCTCATGAGATCCAAGGTGTTTTGGCCCTCGAAAATTCCTTTAACAGAGTTGGTTTGGACCACGTTGTTCTTGTCAAGGTTGCAACCACCGCTGTTGTTTCAAAGTTGCTTGGGTTGAATCGTGATCAGACCATTGACGCTGTGTCCCAAGCTTTTGTCGATGGACAATCGCTGAGAACTTATAGACATGCTCCCAACACCATGTCCCGTAAATCTTGGGCTGCCGGTGATGCCGTTTCGAGAGCTGTTAACCTTGCTCTTCATGTCAAGAATGGTGAAGGTGGTATGCCCTCTGTTCTGACCGCCAAGACCTGGGGTTTCTATGATGTTCTTTTCAAGGGCCAACCATTTAAATTCCAACGTGACTATGGCTCTTATGTCATGGAGAACGTTTTGTTCAAGATTTCTTTCCCTGCTGAGTTCCATGCCCAAACTGCTGTCGAAGCTTCAATGACTCTTCACCAAAAGCTCAAGGACCTTGGAAAGACCAGTGATGACATTAAGCATGTCCGCATTAGAACTCAAGAAGCTGCTATGCGTATTATTGACAAGAAGGGTCCCTTGTATAACTATGCTGATCGTGACCACTGTATTCAGTACATGGTTGCCATTCCCTTGATCCACGGTAGACTAACCGCCGATGATTACACTGACGCAGTTGCTGCCGACCCTCGTGTTGATGCCTTACGTGAGAAGATGGAGTGTGTTGAGGAAGAAAGATTCACCACCGAGTATCATGCTCCTGATAAGAGATACATTGGCAATGCCATCCAAATCACTCTCAAGGACGGTACCGTTCTTGACGATGTTGAGGTTGACTACCCAATTGGTCACCGCAAGAGACGTGAAGAGGGCACTCCTGTTCTTCTCGCCAAGTTCAAGCGTCATCTTCACGGCCGTTTCCCCCAACAACAGGCCGAAGAAATTATTAAGGTCTCAGACGAGAAGGTTGGAGACTTTGACGTTGATACATATGTCGACCTTTACGAAAAGAAATGA
- the GCY1 gene encoding glycerol 2-dehydrogenase (NADP(+)) GCY1 (Glycerol dehydrogenase; involved in an alternative pathway for glycerol catabolism used under microaerobic conditions; also has mRNA binding activity; member of the aldo-keto reductase (AKR) family; protein abundance increases in response to DNA replication stress; GCY1 has a paralog, YPR1, that arose from the whole genome duplication; GO_component: GO:0005737 - cytoplasm [Evidence IEA,IEA]; GO_component: GO:0005737 - cytoplasm [Evidence IDA] [PMID 14562095]; GO_component: GO:0005634 - nucleus [Evidence IDA] [PMID 14562095]; GO_function: GO:0004032 - alditol:NADP+ 1-oxidoreductase activity [Evidence IDA,ISS] [PMID 11306085]; GO_function: GO:0004033 - aldo-keto reductase (NADP) activity [Evidence IDA] [PMID 10818358]; GO_function: GO:0004033 - aldo-keto reductase (NADP) activity [Evidence IDA] [PMID 17140678]; GO_function: GO:0047953 - glycerol 2-dehydrogenase (NADP+) activity [Evidence IEA]; GO_function: GO:1990042 - glycerol dehydrogenase [NAD(P)+] activity [Evidence IMP] [PMID 22979944]; GO_function: GO:0003729 - mRNA binding [Evidence IDA] [PMID 20844764]; GO_function: GO:0016491 - oxidoreductase activity [Evidence IEA,IEA]; GO_function: GO:0016491 - oxidoreductase activity [Evidence IDA] [PMID 17962934]; GO_process: GO:0042843 - D-xylose catabolic process [Evidence IDA] [PMID 12271459]; GO_process: GO:0019568 - arabinose catabolic process [Evidence IDA] [PMID 12271459]; GO_process: GO:0034599 - cellular response to oxidative stress [Evidence IGI] [PMID 17919749]; GO_process: GO:0006071 - glycerol metabolic process [Evidence IEA]; GO_process: GO:0055114 - oxidation-reduction process [Evidence IEA,IEA]), with the protein MSLGKSVTLNNGLKMPLIGLGTYLSKPKEVEDAVAHALKIGYRHIDCARFYENEAEVGRGIKKSGVPREEIFITSKIWNNHRRPEYARAALEGMLKDLQVDYVDQLLIHWPIAFKPGDDMIPIDKATGKVIIDDYPISEAWKTYEQFLEEGKVKSIGVSNFNIKKLEKLLETAKVPPAANQVELHAYLQQPELVKYCQGKGIAVVAWAPLGNQASPLSIRDKVPSKRVIDDPKVKEISARVKADPAQVLLAWFTHKNIVAIPKSVTPSRIETNFKQIVLDAESIAEIDALEKNLRVDPPAWGVDIFDQGPEVMDPIEKDAIEARLAGKAGL; encoded by the coding sequence ATGTCTTTGGGAAAATCTGTGACTCTTAATAATGGATTGAAAATGCCCTTGATCGGCTTGGGCACATACCTCTCCAAACCTAAAGAGGTGGAAGATGCCGTGGCCCATGCCCTCAAGATCGGTTACAGACACATTGACTGTGCCCGTTTCTATGAAAATGAAGCAGAGGTCGGCCGAGGCATCAAGAAATCAGGTGTGCCTCGTGAGGAGATTTTTATCACTTCCAAAATTTGGAATAACCACCGTCGTCCTGAGTATGCTCgtgctgctcttgaaggCATGCTGAAAGATCTTCAGGTGGATTATGTGGATCAATTGCTTATCCACTGGCCAATAGCCTTCAAGCCTGGTGATGACATGATTCCAATCGACAAGGCTACTGGCAAGGTCATCATTGATGACTACCCCATCAGCGAGGCCTGGAAAACCTACGAACAATTCTTAGAAGAAGGAAAGGTTAAGAGTATTGGTGTTAGTAACTTTAACATCAAAAAGCTTGAAAAGCTCCTTGAGACTGCAAAGGTTCCTCCTGCTGCCAACCAAGTTGAGCTGCATGCTTATCTTCAACAGCCCGAACTTGTGAAGTATTGCCAAGGCAAGGgaattgctgttgttgcttgGGCTCCACTTGGTAACCAAGCCTCTCCTTTATCAATCAGAGACAAGGTTCCCTCGAAGAGAGTCATCGATGATCCTAAAGTCAAAGAGATTTCTGCCAGAGTCAAGGCTGATCCTGCACAAGTACTCCTTGCCTGGTTTACTCACAAAAATATCGTAGCAATCCCTAAAAGTGTCACTCCTTCCCGTATCGAAACCAACTTCAAGCAAATTGTGTTGGATGCTGAGAGTATTGCCGAAATCGACGCTCTTGAAAAGAACCTTCGTGTCGACCCTCCTGCCTGGGGTGTAGATATTTTCGACCAAGGTCCAGAAGTAATGGATCCCATTGAGAAGGATGCTATCGAGGCCAGATTAGCAGGTAAGGCAGGCTTGTAA
- the GRR1 gene encoding SCF ubiquitin ligase complex subunit GRR1 (F-box protein component of an SCF ubiquitin-ligase complex; modular substrate specificity factor which associates with core SCF (Cdc53p, Skp1p and Hrt1p/Rbx1p) to form the SCF(Grr1) complex; SCF(Grr1) acts as a ubiquitin-protein ligase directing ubiquitination of substrates such as: Gic2p, Mks1p, Mth1p, Cln1p, Cln2p and Cln3p; involved in carbon catabolite repression, glucose-dependent divalent cation transport, glucose transport, morphogenesis, and sulfite detoxification; GO_component: GO:0019005 - SCF ubiquitin ligase complex [Evidence IMP] [PMID 9736614]; GO_component: GO:0000142 - cellular bud neck contractile ring [Evidence IDA] [PMID 11080155]; GO_component: GO:0000142 - cellular bud neck contractile ring [Evidence IDA] [PMID 15775961]; GO_component: GO:0005737 - cytoplasm [Evidence IDA] [PMID 11080155]; GO_component: GO:0016020 - membrane [Evidence IEA,IEA]; GO_component: GO:0005634 - nucleus [Evidence IDA] [PMID 11080155]; GO_function: GO:0030674 - protein binding, bridging [Evidence IDA] [PMID 11259599]; GO_function: GO:0030674 - protein binding, bridging [Evidence IDA] [PMID 9346238]; GO_function: GO:0030674 - protein binding, bridging [Evidence IDA,IMP] [PMID 9819356]; GO_function: GO:0004842 - ubiquitin-protein transferase activity [Evidence IDA] [PMID 10213692]; GO_process: GO:0000082 - G1/S transition of mitotic cell cycle [Evidence TAS] [PMID 9346231]; GO_process: GO:0031146 - SCF-dependent proteasomal ubiquitin-dependent protein catabolic process [Evidence IPI] [PMID 10213692]; GO_process: GO:0005975 - carbohydrate metabolic process [Evidence IEA]; GO_process: GO:0000751 - cell cycle arrest in response to pheromone [Evidence IMP] [PMID 15942932]; GO_process: GO:0006974 - cellular response to DNA damage stimulus [Evidence IMP] [PMID 12482937]; GO_process: GO:0071406 - cellular response to methylmercury [Evidence IMP] [PMID 17141224]; GO_process: GO:0006006 - glucose metabolic process [Evidence IEA]; GO_process: GO:0000209 - protein polyubiquitination [Evidence IMP] [PMID 16093347]; GO_process: GO:0016567 - protein ubiquitination [Evidence IEA]; GO_process: GO:0016567 - protein ubiquitination [Evidence IGI,IPI] [PMID 9499404]), whose product MSLRTPLSVPEFGTPVPPPSDDTAETAESENSDVDVRSSSSCSSDVEDLDDVQQPSGSSKRTSPNFTTMKMAPVARLPPELLSVVFSYLDSKRDQWAFIMTCRSWFSSSIEGIWFRPTLNSQRALFLFIRTLITVKNFREAAVALPPTKEGPRLIAPYGSFVKRLNLSNVSTLIKDSVLTDMLVCDRLERLTLGNCDKLTDRSVKPLITMNRFIQSVDISNLEFLSDETLFAIAQNCPNLQGLYASGCKQFTDLGLIEVAKSCSLLKRVKLNGCVNISDEGLLTLVQNCPFIVELDVAGCAGVTNSSMTPLLMSLRQLREFRVAANMAISDDAFINLPTISHFEKLRIIDLTSCVLVTDSGIGRLVKYSPRLRNVVLAKCVNITDRGVQYLSSLEQSLHYLHLGHCSNITDRSVNYLVKRCPKIQYIDFACCTQLTNAAVKDLSTLAKLRRIGLVKCQNITDTAIYALAKRQGSENTLERIHLSYCGNITLFAIMQLVNSCQRLTHLSLTGVPPFMRPDLTRYCREPPPEFTQHQQSVFCVFSGIGVDRLRNHLNGMMAEHHRVTNEQETLMAAPTHELPAPVGLHEGVPLEGGIPFAPPHQMNNRTPPIPGMPHGRIIFPTDEEEEEVPEEYLLV is encoded by the coding sequence ATGTCTCTTCGCACACCACTCTCAGTGCCCGAGTTCGGCACTCCGGTGCCTCCTCCATCTGATGACACAGCAGAGACTGCAGAGTCTGAAAATTCGGATGTTGATGTACGTTCCAGTTCGTCTTGCTCTAGCGATGTCGAAGATCTTGATGATGTTCAACAACCTTCAGGCTCGTCAAAGCGAACGTCGCCGAACTTCACTACAATGAAAATGGCGCCAGTGGCGAGATTGCCACCAGAACTCCTTTCGGTTGTGTTTTCATATCTCGATTCTAAACGAGACCAATGGGCATTTATTATGACATGTCGAAGTTGGTTCTCGTCATCCATAGAAGGAATTTGGTTTAGACCCACTCTGAATTCCCAGCGAGCCTTATTCTTGTTCATTCGCACCTTGATCACTGTAAAGAATTTCCGAGAGGCTGCCGTAGCACTACCACCCACAAAGGAGGGACCCCGCTTGATAGCACCATATGGCTCATTTGTAAAGCGGCTTAATTTAAGCAATGTGTCTACTCTCATAAAAGATAGTGTTTTGACTGATATGCTTGTTTGCGACCGTCTAGAAAGACTAACATTAGGTAACTGCGACAAACTAACTGATCGGTCAGTCAAGCCCCTTATCACAATGAACAGATTTATCCAGTCTGTTGATATCTCGAACTTAGAGTTTTTGTCCGATGAGACGTTATTTGCGATTGCTCAAAATTGCCCTAATCTTCAGGGCTTGTATGCCTCTGGATGCAAGCAATTTACAGATCTCGGTTTGATCGAAGTAGCAAAGTCATGTTCACTGCTTAAACGGGTCAAGTTGAATGGATGCGTGAATATATCAGACGAAGGTTTGCTAACTTTGGTTCAAAACTGCCCCTTTATTGTAGAATTGGATGTGGCAGGTTGTGCTGGTGTCACGAACTCATCGATGACTCCGCTGCTAATGAGTTTACGCCAACTGAGAGAGTTCAGAGTAGCTGCTAATATGGCCATTAGTGATGACGCGTTCATTAATTTACCAACCATAAGTCATTTTGAGAAATTACGCATAATCGATCTTACCTCATGTGTTCTCGTTACAGATTCGGGTATCGGCAGACTTGTCAAGTACTCGCCGAGACTACGAAATGTCGTACTCGCGAAGTGCGTTAATATCACTGATCGCGGTGTTCAATATCTCAGTAGCTTGGAGCAGTCTTTGCATTATTTGCATTTGGGTCACTGTAGTAACATTACTGACAGAAGTGTGAATTATCTTGTTAAACGGTGCCCCAAGATTCAGTATATTGATTTCGCCTGTTGTACCCAGCTTACGAACGCTGCGGTTAAGGACCTATCAACACTAGCAAAGTTGAGACGCATAGGTTTAGTGAAATGTCAAAATATCACTGACACTGCTATATATGCTCTGGCCAAGCGCCAAGGGTCCGAGAATACTTTGGAACGCATCCACCTCAGTTATTGTGGAAACATCACTTTGTTTGCTATTATGCAATTGGTTAATTCTTGTCAAAGGTTAACCCATTTGAGTCTGACAGGAGTCCCACCATTTATGCGTCCTGATCTCACTAGGTATTGTCGAGAACCACCTCCAGAGTTCAcacaacaccagcagtCTGTGTTTTGTGTGTTCAGTGGAATTGGTGTCGACAGACTTAGAAATCATTTGAATGGAATGATGGCTGAGCACCATCGTGTTACTAATGAACAGGAAACTCTCATGGCTGCCCCTACTCATGAGTTACCGGCACCGGTAGGATTACATGAAGGTGTACCTCTAGAGGGTGGGATTCCATTTGCACCACCACACCAGATGAACAATCGTACTCCTCCAATCCCAGGCATGCCTCATGGTCGTATCATATTTCCaactgacgaagaagaggaggaagtcCCTGAGGAGTACTTGCTTGTCTAA
- the PBY1 gene encoding Pby1p (Putative tubulin tyrosine ligase associated with P-bodies; forms cytoplasmic foci upon DNA replication stress; GO_component: GO:0005737 - cytoplasm [Evidence IEA,IEA]; GO_component: GO:0005737 - cytoplasm [Evidence IDA] [PMID 14562095]; GO_component: GO:0005737 - cytoplasm [Evidence IDA] [PMID 22842922]; GO_component: GO:0000932 - cytoplasmic mRNA processing body [Evidence IEA]; GO_component: GO:0000932 - cytoplasmic mRNA processing body [Evidence IDA] [PMID 17307817]; GO_function: GO:0016787 - hydrolase activity [Evidence IEA]; GO_function: GO:0016874 - ligase activity [Evidence IEA]; GO_function: GO:0003674 - molecular_function [Evidence ND]; GO_function: GO:0004835 - tubulin-tyrosine ligase activity [Evidence IEA]; GO_process: GO:0008150 - biological_process [Evidence ND]; GO_process: GO:0006464 - cellular protein modification process [Evidence IEA]; GO_process: GO:0000956 - nuclear-transcribed mRNA catabolic process [Evidence IMP] [PMID 17307817]), whose amino-acid sequence MKKGAIIGLDKDSKFARVSSTDLYVKPLWEQVLKEHSISLVDSPQNVPSGTKLVEIGEYDDLDVERLMSDSNYFACTYIYRKALIRKHYLGYTIERYISKNPTSALAKAFPTTYNIEVDYAEFLDDALDETYGLREELEEGRKTWILKPSMSDRGQGIRIFKTVDELQQIFEEFEEENESDIEDEEPSLEEEGGSGSHGIITSQLRHFVVQEYISRPLLLPAHGNRKFHIRTYVLCVGAIKVYVYKDMLALFSHVSYQQPEAEEDGGILSLVGQLTNTCLQGSVRYPGTVHRFWNLEYDEDKKQKIFDDICEITGELFKAATSVDRINFQPLPNAYEIYGLDFLVNGDDNSVSILEVNAYPDFKQTGDDLNNVILNLFRSTYNLAIKGFYGDDNLDDDDRSRLVLEQDLSGGW is encoded by the coding sequence ATGAAAAAGGGGGCCATTATAGGATTGGACAAAGATAGCAAGTTTGCTAGGGTATCATCAACTGATCTGTATGTAAAGCCATTATGGGAACAAGTTCTTAAAGAGCATTCCATATCTTTGGTAGACAGCCCACAAAACGTACCTTCTGGCACCAAGCTAGTTGAGATTGGAGAATACGATGATTTAGATGTTGAAAGACTCATGTCAGACTCTAACTATTTTGCTTGTACGTATATCTACAGAAAAGCATTGATTCGCAAACATTATTTGGGCTATACGATTGAACGCTACATATCTAAGAATCCAACTTCTGCTCTCGCTAAAGCTTTTCCTACTACTTATAACATTGAAGTGGATTATGCTGAGTTCCTGGATGATGCTCTAGACGAGACTTACGGACTTCGTGAAGAGCTTGAGGAAGGACGGAAGACATGGATTTTGAAACCTAGTATGAGTGATCGGGGTCAAGGTATTCGCATCTTTAAGACAGTGGATGAATTACAGCAAATATTTGAGGAATTTGAAGAGGAAAATGAATCTGatattgaagatgaagaaccTTCTCTTGAGGAGGAgggtggtagtggtagtcACGGAATTATCACCTCTCAGCTGAGACACTTTGTTGTTCAGGAGTATATTAGTAGACCCCTCCTTCTACCTGCTCATGGAAACCGTAAATTCCATATCCGAACATATGTTCTTTGTGTGGGCGCTATAAAAGTCTATGTTTATAAAGATATGCTGGCATTGTTTTCTCACGTATCCTACCAGCAACCGGAAGCAGAGGAAGATGGTGGCATCCTTAGTCTGGTTGGACAACTGACGAATACTTGCTTACAGGGAAGTGTAAGGTATCCAGGAACCGTTCACCGATTCTGGAACTTAGAATACGATGAAGATaagaagcagaaaataTTTGATGATATCTGTGAGATTACAGGAGAGCTTTTCAAGGCTGCCACTAGCGTTGATCGAATTAACTTTCAACCTCTGCCTAATGCATATGAGATTTATGGACTAGACTTCCTAGTCAATGGAGATGATAACTCTGTTAGCATCCTTGAAGTTAACGCATACCCAGACTTCAAGCAAACTGGAGATGATCTTAATAATGTTATCCTCAATCTTTTTAGAAGTACATACAACCTTGCCATTAAAGGCTTTTATGGGGACGACAACctggatgacgatgatagGAGCAGACTTGTCCTAGAACAGGACCTTAGTGGTGGCTGGTAG